A section of the Solea senegalensis isolate Sse05_10M unplaced genomic scaffold, IFAPA_SoseM_1 scf7180000017675, whole genome shotgun sequence genome encodes:
- the LOC122764802 gene encoding glutamic acid-rich protein-like: MEFRSVDRLGRRLWRLTIHHQECERDFFQSLSLQLVSSPDMSSEGSDVDCYVRDPDYDPKYYESTPSDVVENVDTDFDTDEPKSTSTILAEEDQGGDQDDDPDFNKEEDQKEGQEEDQDDGYEEDQDEDQEEDQKDDQDDDWEEGQDDDQEEAHEEDQDGDHEEDQDDDHEEDQDDDDQEEDPLKGESPTPTQSHVTSPIETG; encoded by the exons ATGGAGTTTCGCAGCGTGGACAGATTAGGAAGAAGACTGTGGAGATTAACAATTCATCATCAAGAGTGTGAAAGAGACTTTTTTCAAAGTTTGTCTTTGCAG CTGGTCTCATCCCCTGACATGTCCAGTGAGGGGTCAGATGTGGACTGTTACGTGAGGGACCCTGACTATGATCCCAAATATTATGAATCTACACCCAGTGATGTGGTTGAAAACGTGGACACGGACTTTGACACTGATGAGCCCAAATCTACAAGTACAATATTGGCTGAAGAAGATCAGGGTGGGGATCAGGATGATGACCCAGATTTTAATAAAGAAGAAGATCAAAAAGAAGGACAGGAGGAAGATCAGGATGATGGCTATGAGGAAGATCAGGATGAAGATCAAGAAGAGGATCAGAAAGATGATCAGGATGATGACTGGGAAGAAGGACAAGATGATGACCAGGAAGAAGCTCATGAGGAAGATCAGGATGGTGACCATGAGGAAGATCAGGATGATGACCATGAGGAAgatcaggatgatgatgatcaggAAGAAGATCCACTCAAAG